The DNA region atccatgtaatttaaaaaaaaaattgaagaagaatttttttaaaacttGCATCAAATAAAAAGTTGTTATATAGCTTATTTTTTGGAAATAAtttataatataaaaaattaaaataacattttcatttaCAGTAGATAAATGCAAAACTACTTATGATTATATTAACTATTTATTTAAAACATCTAAATCATTTATATATATAATTTGCTACAAACAACCTCAAAATAAcgtttaatatttttttaaataatctctaaaaattaatttataactaattaaatttcattttttataatatataataaactatgctttatttttaattattatttttataatcTCTCTAGGTTATAATAATTTTTTACTACCAAGgaatgaaaattttcaaaaagtaattttttaaatataaaaatagTTGTTATAAAAAAATACAATAACAAACCTAAAATGTGATCAAAATAGTTTTTCTTATGAGAATTTTCCAAAAAAAACAAAATTTCTAATATTAAAATTTCTCTAATTACTTAACTCATTTAAGTGTATCAATAACAATAAGCTATTGCTAACCTTAAATTTCGATGGTTAGTGATAACTATTCTTTAGTTAACTTCCTCCTAATTTTACTCCAAAACACTCGTTTACCGATTGAATCTCTCCTTAAAATTATTTTCACTCTTCTCTAATTTCATCCTCAAGAGAGAGAAAAACCAAAACCAAAACCAAAACCAAAACTCCATGGCTTCTCAAACCTTGCATGAAACCAAGAAATCACAAGCTAAGAGAGCCTTACGTTCCCTAGCAATAGGAATAGCAATTCCATTCGCCATAACGTTAACGATAATCATCCTCTTTGGATCAAGTAGAAAGTACAATGTTATAGCGAAACCCTTTTGGTTCGCACCACTTTGGTACATTCACTTGGCAACCTTGGGTTCATCTTTGTGCATGGGACTGGCAGCTTGGTTGGTTTGGGCTGATGGTGGATTTCAAGGTGATTCAGATGCATTGTGTTTCTATATAGCGCATATCTCTCTGAGCATTGTTTGGTATCCACTTGTTCTTGTTATGAATGCTTATTGGCTTGCAACGGTTTCTGGTGTTGTTAACTGTGTCACTCTTTTGATTTGTTATTTGAGGTTTAGAAAAGTTAATCCTTTTGCGAAAGATTTGGCTAAGCCGTGTTTGGCTTGGACTGCTTATCTTACTCTTGTTAGTTTTAAGTTAATGCTTCTTTGATTGTAGTTTTGTATAGTTGCTATTTACTTGATAATGGAAATTTATACCAATTTATACCAATTTTCATTTTTGCACTTTAATTTGCACAACATCTATTTCTCTCTATTTCTCTCTCTATTTTTCAATCATAACTCATTCAAAGTTAAACTTGCATGAGAAATTATAACAAAATTAGGTTTAGTCTGTTTATTGGATCGGATACCGGTGGTGGtgatgaaaattaaaataaataggTTTACTAATATATTACAAATAAAGTTAATAAATAATTATGCTgaaatcaataataataataattaaactttaattcttttaattattcattatttcaataataataataattatatttttattataaatttgTGGAGAATAATTATTGGAAAATTAGTAGGAGATTTGTTTGATTCACTCCGAATTAGGTTTGTTAACTTGTTGTATATATACAACCGAGAACTATTAATATTGTAAAAGGACAATTATTTTGAGACAAAAAACTGCAAATAAGATACTTTTTATGAGACGGAAGAAATATATATTAATGAAAACTAATAACAACTGGATTGTGACTCTTGTGATACATGGGTGTTTTAAAATATCATATATAACATTCatattaataaattaatataaCTTGCAAATAAAAATTAATGACAATACCATGAATCAAACAACTAATTGTGCTCAATGAAATAACGCATAAATGAAAatagaatttttttaaatattataaaaaaatagATTTGAACATTCTAGAACACTTCTTTGTAAATCATATTTTTAGTTACATTTGAATTTTCACCTTTATCGTTAGTTATTAATATCTTTAAGTCTTTCAAGTAATCCTTGATAGCACTACATATAGTTGTCTTTTGAgaaaaaattgataaaaaaatTTCTCATCGATATTGCtaacaaatatttttttttctgCAAGCATATCTCTTCCCATTTTTATAATTATCAACCAGGTGTCATTGCACAACCCTAAAGACGAGACTATATTTCTTAATAGTATGACTGAGACTTAAATTTTCAATCTTAATTTATGATTTTGAAGTCTTAATTTATGATTTTGAAGTCTAGAAgaaacaatgatgtttataaaTTCAAAAGTGTGCATATAATCTGACATGTCAATATCTCATCTAGCATTTCATGGAGAATCATAACTCAAATAAATATTTATGGATAGACCATAAGTTATTTGTATATTGCAATCTAAATGGATGTTAGCAAAGTTATCGTGATTTTTTTTTACAAAAGGGAAAAGAGAGAACTTAATTTTGTTAATTTTTTATAATCTTAAAAGAATTTTATAATTACATTATAGGTCTATTAGCTCAAATGATTATTAATAAGTGTTTTAGTGTGATTTTTTTTAAAGAATATATCAATATAATTTTTTATGTTGATTGtgtttttaatataaaaaatagaataatatAATGACTTTCatttttcatatatatatatatatatatatatatatatatatatatatatatatatatatatatatatatatatatatatatatatatatatatatatattcaagATCCGTTGAGATCAGATATAAATCTAAAAGACTTACACCAAATCTGAACCGTTAATGTGAATAAATCAAACATTCATATAAATAGTCTATTTTTTTAGAAAAAGAAATGGTcatatgtttttttatttttttatttcattaaaTATGATCACCTGATCTTTTAAAATACAATTTGTTATAGTAcatcataatttttattttttatttcattaaaTATGATCTTATAAACTTTCTCAGCAATATTTCTCATTGAAATTTCTTCTTTCATACATGTGATGATAGTAGTAAGTTGCACTTTATCTTGATGAAgaacatttatttattttcttttgtcCTTTTGTTTTAAAGCAGGTTTCTTCCCTCTTGTGATCAAAAGCCTAAATGAAGCAGTTATCTCTTCATCAAATAAGTCTTCATCGTTAGACTTACCCTCAACATCATGCTTACCAATATACGATATTACTTTGTTAGTATTTTCTTCATCAATATCACTGTCAAATTCATACCAGGTGACTGATAATCCCAACTTATGTTTCTTCAAAAAGGTAAGACATTCAACTTTGAAGTCATTCACACTTAAATCATTAAATCCCTTTGCCCTTGCTGATGCCAAGCCCTTTTTCTTTGGCATTTATCCTCCACTTTCTGTCTAGGTTCTTCAAGGAGTTGTTGAACTTTTTCTCAAGAAGAGTTATAGAATATGACAAACTTTCTTCTTTATCACTATGATTTCCTTCAGTATTGGATACAAAGGCTATACATTTGTTCTTCTTCTCTGACCTGTCATTGATGGACACCTCAAAGGTTTGCAAGGAACTAATGAGTTCATCAACCTTTATATTTCTCTGGTCCTGAGCTTCTTCAATAGCAGTCACTTTCATATCAAACCTCTCTCCTTATTTGACCAAATATTCAACACTCTTTACTACCTTTTACCAACACATTTTTCCAATATCAAATCTCATCAATTCTCACCAAACCCCATCAATTCTCACatctattttttttattattcatCAATTCTCACCAAATGTTTTTTCTTGATAACTTTTATTCATAAAAAACAATAATAAACCTATCTTTACAGTTCTCTTCATCAAAATTTAAAACTTTTTCCCAAAACTTAAACCTTCACCAAAAATTTCTCTAAACCTTTCAACTCATCCATGGCCCCAAAACTTCGAATGGGTGAGGCTTCCAAGGGAAAGGAGAAGGCAACGACATATGATCCACCAAAATCTACCTCAAACTTTGATTCAAGATTAAAGAAATTGTTCCCTTCAAGAGATCAACAAAAGAGGTATCTATAATGTTTTTTCTCCAAACTTGTTTTTGACCCTAGGTATGTAAAGTAAGATACCTTTCCATATCCCTGTTTTCAATTTAGAGAAATACTAGTAAGTCAGAAAATAAAAGGTTTGATTAGCATGAATGGACTCATATATCCTGATCTTGTGAGAGCCTTTTACACTAACATAATTTACAAGGATGATGTTATTACTTCTATTGTAAAAGGAACATATTTTGAGTTTGACTGTGAACTTTTAGGAACTATTTTGGATATTCCTTCAGAAGGTTTAGAATTTATCATGCACAAGACTCTTCTTATTCCTAACTATGAAAAAAGAGAATTTTATTTTGGTATAGGAAGAAAATCTGAACATGAAATTTTCCAGAGAACTGGTGGTAAACTTCCTGATAGAATTTTTTGATCAGTTGTAATTTTTTTTATGGATGATACGTTGCTTCACTACTTTCTGAACTATATTATTATGCCAAAGTTTTCAAATCATTCTACCATTACTGACACAGAGATGCAAATTTTATTTGCAATGAAGCATGATATTCCGGTTAATTGGGCGTATATGATTCTTGAGCACATGGCTGCCCATGATGAGAATGCACAAGAACTACCTTATGCATTTTTCATTACAAAAATTCTTCAACATTTTGAGGTAAATTTGGTTAAAGAAGATCCGGTTCCGATGGAAGAATGGGAGATTACTGTTCATCTATGCAACAAAAAAATGGGTGTAGTTTTTTACTACAAAGACAAGACTCTCCGGTACTTAGATGATGAAGTTGAGAATCCTCATTTGGTACCTCAAGAGATAGAAGACATGGGACATGTTATAGATTATATGGTTTACATGCATCACTCCTTATCAACCCAAATCAACAACATTTCCATTCATACTCAAGCTCCTCCTATTGAAATTCCACCTTACCACTATCCATTCCGTCAACCACCCAATGCTCCACCACAACACTTCAACCAAGCAAATCCACAAGAAAACTTTGACCAAAAATACATGAATCAAGACTAAATGTTTTTTTCTATGAGTTGTTTAAGACATTGGTTATGTTTCTAAAACTTTCCTTCTCGATCATTATATCCTTTCTCTATTTTTTACTTTCATTTAtatttttccattcttttttATTATGCGAAAGGGGGAGAAGATATTATATATGTGTGTATGCTTGCAATCTAACCTTTTCAGGAAGAATCAAAATTGTCAAATTTAGGGGGAGTTATCCAAGCATATAATTCTAAGAGAAAGGGGGAGCATTGTAACAAAATTATTCTTCTTTACACATatggttgtcatcatcaaaaatggggAGATTGTGAAGACAAACTTCCAACaaattttgatgaagacaatgAATTCAAGCTTAAATTTTATTATCAAAGAAGAAGAGGAAaaaattacttttgatcaatCAAAGGTATATGGAAATTCATGTCA from Lathyrus oleraceus cultivar Zhongwan6 chromosome 1, CAAS_Psat_ZW6_1.0, whole genome shotgun sequence includes:
- the LOC127115796 gene encoding translocator protein homolog; this translates as MASQTLHETKKSQAKRALRSLAIGIAIPFAITLTIIILFGSSRKYNVIAKPFWFAPLWYIHLATLGSSLCMGLAAWLVWADGGFQGDSDALCFYIAHISLSIVWYPLVLVMNAYWLATVSGVVNCVTLLICYLRFRKVNPFAKDLAKPCLAWTAYLTLVSFKLMLL